One Pseudochaenichthys georgianus chromosome 7, fPseGeo1.2, whole genome shotgun sequence DNA segment encodes these proteins:
- the bhlhe23 gene encoding class E basic helix-loop-helix protein 23 produces the protein MNVSEENLLKSISNDALLDLTQRYGQSAFGFGPGTIAGSPGRFPLTPATDFLSGQTAKSNESGGEHTSDDEDGFDSLESRKRGSPFGDDKSGGPLGKKSKEQRSLRLSINARERRRMHDLNDALDGLRAVIPYAHSPSVRKLSKIATLLLAKNYILMQAQALEEMRRLVAYLNQGQTITSPVPTALAPFGQGGAVYPFSGSALATHAEKCTTYSGTPSSLFKHCNDKP, from the coding sequence ATGAATGTCAGCGAAGAGAACCTGCTCAAGTCCATCAGCAACGACGCGCTCCTCGACCTGACGCAGCGCTACGGCCAATCAGCCTTCGGGTTCGGCCCCGGCACAATCGCGGGGAGTCCCGGACGGTTCCCTCTCACACCGGCCACCGACTTCCTCTCCGGGCAGACCGCGAAGTCCAACGAGAGCGGCGGAGAGCACACGAGCGACGACGAGGACGGCTTCGATTCGCTTGAGTCGCGGAAGAGAGGCTCGCCATTTGGGGACGATAAGTCCGGGGGGCCCCTCGGCAAAAAGTCCAAGGAGCAGCGGTCTCTGCGGCTCAGCATTAACGcccgagagaggaggaggatgcaTGACCTGAACGACGCACTGGATGGCCTGCGCGCTGTCATCCCCTACGCCCACAGCCCCTCGGTGAGAAAACTCTCCAAAATAGCCACTCTCCTCCTGGCCAAGAACTATATCCTGATGCAGGCTCAGGCCCTGGAGGAGATGAGGCGGCTGGTTGCGTACCTGAACCAGGGACAGACCATAACGTCACCTGTCCCAACCGCCCTGGCACCCTTTGGACAGGGTGGTGCTGTCTACCCATTTTCGGGCTCTGCTCTTGCCACCCATGCCGAAAAGTGCACCACTTATTCCGGGACACCGTCGAGTCTCTTCAAACATTGCAACGACAAGCCTTGA